In the Gossypium raimondii isolate GPD5lz chromosome 9, ASM2569854v1, whole genome shotgun sequence genome, one interval contains:
- the LOC128032595 gene encoding uncharacterized protein LOC128032595 produces the protein MSDENEKKSLYVKEREVRKSMLLKQPLLVFLYKKSLLGTNEFDDKLPSFVLSVLQEFRDVFSEEISSGLPPIHRIEHQIDFVPGAAIPNRPAYRSNPEETKELQKQVNELLEKGYVCESLSPCAVCVLLVSKKDGTWRMCLDCRAINKIIIKYRHPIPRLDALPNFDKTFELECDASDLGIGAVLMQDGCPITYFSEKLNGAIVNYPTYDNELYSLIRALETWQHYLWPKEFVIHTDHESLKYLKGQHKLNKRHAKWVEFLESFPYVIKYKKGKENVVTDALSRRYALLNVLDAKLMGFVFLKDLYADDAAFGEFFRLCEKGAYEKYYRHDGYLFREGKLCIPQGSVWEVLIEEAHSGGLMGHFGVAKTLATLNEHFFWPKMRRDVERFCNRCIACKRAKSRIKPHGELTSVIILSRDMT, from the exons atgagtgatgagaatgaaaaaaagagtTTGTATGTAAAAGAGAGAGAAGTCAGGAAATCGATGTTGTTAAAACAACCATTATTGGTTTTTTTGTACAAGAAAAGTCTACTTGGTACTAACGAATTTGATGACAAGTTACCCTCTTTTGTTTTGTCTGTGTTGCAGGAATTTAGAGACGTATTCTCGGAAGAAATTTCGAGTGGGTTACCACCTATTCATAGAATTGAGCATCAAATAGACTTTGTACCGGGAGCCGCGATTCCAAACCGTCCTGCTTACCGGAGCAATCCTGAAGAGACGAAAGAACTTCAAAAACAAGTGAATGAACTTCTTGAGAAGGGCTATGTGTGTGAAAGCCTTAGTCCCTGCGCCGTTTGTGTTTTGTTAGTTTCTAAGAAGGATGGAACGTGGAGAATGTGCCTAGACTGCCGCGCCATAAATAAGATAATCATCAAGTATCGACATCCTATACCGCGATTGGATG CATTGCCgaattttgataaaactttcGAGTTAGAATGTGATGCATCAGATTTAGGTATTGGAGCcgtgttgatgcaagatggaTGCCCTATCACgtattttagtgagaaacttAATGGCGCCATAGTAAACTATCCAACGTACGACAATGAGCTATATTCGTTGATTCGAGCTTTGGAAACGTGGCAGCACTATCTCTGGCCCAAAGAATTTGTAATCCACACCGATCACGAATCTTTGAAGTATTTAAAAGGGCAACATAAGCTGAACAAGCGACACGCTAAGTGGGTAGAATTTCTTGAATCTTTTCCTTAcgtcataaaatataaaaaaggtaaagaaaatGTAGTGACTGATGCACTATCTCGGAGGTATgctttattaaatgttttggaTGCTAAATTGATGGGGTTTGTatttcttaaagatttatatgccgATGATGCTGCCTTTGGTGAATTTTTCAGGTTATGTGAAAAGGGAGCATATGAGAAATACTATCGACATGATGGATACTTATTCCGAGAAGGAAAACTTTGCATACCACAAGGATCCGTTTGGGAAGTGTTGATCGAAGAAGCGCATAGTGGTGGGTTGATGGGGCACTTCGGAGTTGCCAAGACTTTAGCCACACTCAACGAACACTTCTTTTGGCCCAAAATGCGACGAGACGTTGAACGGTTTTGCAATCGTTGCATTGCCTGCAAACGGGCTAAGTCTCGAATTAAGCCCCACG GCGAGCTTACATCAGTTATTATCCTCTCTAGAGATATGACATAG